The Calliopsis andreniformis isolate RMS-2024a chromosome 7, iyCalAndr_principal, whole genome shotgun sequence region TGTGGAAACTGTTCATTTCTTATCCTCTCAAGAAATGAGAAATAATCCGTGAAATCGTAATTGTTTCCCTCCACAGTAGCTGATTAGACAGGTGTTAATCTTAAGTAATTTCTATGAAAGCATTTGACATCTATCCCTCGCGTGCTCCAATCCATGGCGCCTGCGCAGACGCGATTAGTTCGGTGAAAGTCTTGTTCCTCTGCTCGTAGTATGTAGAGTTCGCTATATTTAACGAAAAACTCGTTGAACGTCCACGAAAACGATTATTGTGTAATACGAAAGTAATAATCTTGCGTGTCCAGGCATTTTTCAGGCTTCTTCCAGGAAGGGGTAGGATACTATAATTATTCGAACCGCGATTTATAAAATTCAGAGATTACAGCATGTGACTTAAATTTGGAAATGTCAACAGAGATGCTTCTTTTATTGTAACCAAGGAAAAAAAAACTGAAATTTATTCCCATAGATTGGTGTGAAACTGGTTTCGTATTTACATGAATTATTCAGTACCAGCTTTACAGAAAAAAAGTACcgctggcataaaatacaggaacaTGATCTATTCGTTATAGCACCTCTAGGCTGCCAAATTACACACCTTTCTCTCTTACGCACGATGGTCTAGTAAGAACTGGTACCTTGAATGTCTTTCTTTCCAAGACATTCCAAGGTTCCAAGGTTCTTTGGAACCTTGAGAATAAGCAAGAAGTTTTTCAAATGAAAGACTAAACAAAATTAGAAGAAATTCTTAACGTCAATTAAATAAGCATTTACTATAAAGCGATCTTTTGCTGAGATAAATTTCGTCCTCGGAGAAGTTGGACAAGGCAATCTTCTTTTGCTTCAGATCCTTGCGTTACAATATAAACGAATGCAATTTCTTCTGCAACACAAATGCATAACACGATACTAAATCAATTTTAGTCCTTACCTGGTATGAGGTAGTCACAGAATTTTCACTTCCCCATTTACAATATTAATTGTGTAAAATATCAGTGAATTACTTATAGATAACAATAAACTAAAAAATTGTGAACTCTTTGCTTACTATTATTACtaatttttaataatagaaTAGCAGCAACTGTATCACATTATGTTGTAATACTGACACTATATTAGTTAAGGGTTAAATTTATTTACATTCTAGTACTCTTAATTGCACGAAAAGAGAATTTTTACATTCCTTTGTTCCGTACTTCTGTACAGTTTTGCACAATCCCTATTACGCAAGAAAGCAATTATCTGGTAAAAATGTATGGGCTGATCGAGCAATCCTGACCTACCGTACAATACTCCTCTGTTGCCTTTCGTAAATATACTTTGTACACTGTACTTCCTATCAGAACGATACTGTCAAGTTCCACAATGCACACCCAGGTCATTTACCCCTGTTTTCCACCTTTAATCGAACAGTATCATCGCTTCCGCAACGATGCGTATCCGTGACGCAACATATGCATTGCGGAAATAATATTTGCGTCGGCTGATAAACATTCCTGTAACGATTATTGTTAGCAATCGCGGGAAAACATAGAAGACTTTTATAGACACtgtaaatagtttggcgaacagGAGTTTTCCCAACTTCCTTGAGGGAAACATTCTATGCTGTCTAGAATGTACAttaattttctgtttttttcAGGCTTGGGCGCCTTTAGCATTGGTTTGCTAACTTCCGGCGCGATTCTGTCCACATTGACTTTGTACTTCGCCGTGGACGCGTGTCACAATATTTTCTACCAAAAAGAGTCAAAGCTGTACAAGACCAGCAGCATCATGATCCTCTTAGTGTACCCTGTTGCTAGTGTGTGCAGCCTGACAGCGATTGGGATACCAAGGTGAGACCGTGACAGCGAAACAATTAATGTTCACGGAATAATAAAATTCCCCGTGCTTCCTGTAAGACTGCTAATCGCTCGTGATGCAGATCGCTTACAGACCTTCACTTTTTTGAGTACAAATCCTAGTGGCTCGAGGTTACACGTGACGAAATGTTGCGTCATACTCGAGATAAAAATCGAAGATAATCGTCGAACTATTAAAAACGAGACAAGGCAGTGTCGTCCTGTTGACGAGAGACTGGGCGACGAGCTGAACCAGAAAATTCACTTAAGGGACGCGAGAGAAGGCGGAAACGCGATCAAGTGTCGTCCAAAGGCGAAACAAAGGGTCGTCCCTTTGAGACAGTTTTTAACGACGATGAGAACAGACGGAGAAACTCGGTCCAGCTCGACTAATGATCTTGATTTCCCAAGATAGTCCCTGGGACCGTGTCACACCTGCGCCGCTGATGCCCAAAATTTGATCGGTTCTGCTGATAACCGAGACCACGGTGAAATAGTGACATGGAAATTCCATCGCCGTGAAAGCCTATTGATATTTTCAACGTGTCTCTCAAACAGCTCTGCTGTTTATCACCGAAAGGGGATTCTTACTTTTTTACAGGTTGTTATCATTTAATCGTTTCTAGGACCCAGCTGCTATCAGAGGCCGTGACCCAAATCTTCCTCACGATATCTCTCTACCGGCTCTATCTGCTACTCGTCTACTTGGGTCGCAAAAAGGTCACGAAGTCACCACAGTTAATGCTCAGAGTGGGCCCCTGTTGCTGCTGGCCCTGTCTGCCCTTTCCAGATCTCGAAATGACCGACGCCAATTTGTCCTGGCTCCGGCTAGTGGTCCTTCAGCTCCCTATTATCCAGGTTATTTCTTCTTCTCTAGCCCTTCGGTTTCAGCTATTCTTCCCACGTTGAAGGTGCCTTTATAATTATTTACCTCGGAGGTAGACGCAAGTTGTTCAATGAGGCACCGTTTGTATTGATAGGATGAAGAAAGTTCGAGTCCCTGCTGAGAGATTATGCCACAGGCCTTTCTTCATTAATTTCAGGGGCTGACTTACTGCATATTCCTGTTCATGTCGATAGAAGAGCCGACCCTGGCCACTCAATATGGCTTCTGCCTTCAGCCGACCTCGGTGGCTAGCATACTTCTGGGAATATACGGGCTGACCATTACTGTGAAGAGTCTGCAGGAAGTCGCTCCAGGTAAGAATCGTGTATGCCTAATTAAGAGGAAGGATCCCCTCGTATAATCTGTTCCTGCTATCTGCCGCCCCGTTGCACGAAATTACCCAAACACGCGACCACAAAGCAATTTTCTGCGTCGCCAGAGTTTCCCTTAGCTTTACCTCCTCGTGTACCCCAATGTGATCAGAATCAAAGTCTAAAAGCACCGAAAAGCTATGCGGTTGTCAAACGATTGCCAAGGAGATCCACAAAATTACTTATTCCTGAAGAGAACCATCAATTGTACGGGCTCAAAATTCAAGAAAAGTATCGGCTTGCTCGGGAAATGTAAGCTGGAACAGACCCTCCTGAGCGAAACGCTGGCAATTACCCAGCAAGGGACCACACAAGCAACGCGCGACAGGAAGCAATTTCCAAGGTCCTGGAAAGCCCCATTGTCCCCCCTGCCGAAAGCGTTAATGGATATATACACGATTTTCTGACCTGTGGTCGTCTTCACAGAGGCCAAACTCGACCGCAAGGCCGCGGTGTCCCAGTTGGTGCTGCTGTTTTCGAAGCTGCAGGCGTTCATTGTCAAAAGCTTGCCGCAAACGGGCCTCTTCCCATGTAATCCGCCAATTACGCCGCAGATCTACGCCAATGGTAATCCTCCTCCAAAAGAAATAGCATAACAAATGGACGCGGGCCTTGAGAAACGTGAACCCTGCTTTTGagtctttcaatattttaaagagGAATACGCTTATTGAATCTGCCTAATGATAACCCTGTGGACTTCATTCAAGAGCTTCCTTCAGTCTTCGCGATTCAATTCAAAACGTTATTCAAGGCTCGTGAATGTAGACTGTTACCTGTCCGTCTGGCGACAGGTAACAGAAGGTCGTTACATTTCCATGCGCGCCGAGATAAAAGGAAACGGTCACTGTTACTTTCCGCCGCACGAATTTCAGTTACCTACAACGCCCTGATGCTAATCGAGATGCTGCTGCTCTGCTACGCCGCGAGGTACGTTTATTACGTCGACCTGGAAACGGAGGAAAGCACGTCGGTCGAGGCGACAGATCGGCTGAAAGACAAGGCTGCAGAGCAGATCTCAACGAATAACAACGAGGCCGCCAGGCAACCAACCGCGTGAGACTCTTTCGAAGGTCCGATTTTTGTCTTGCAGTACTGTGGGCCTGAATCGTGCTTTGGACTCTGGAGTCCTGGACTACCTCGTGCACTCGCGAAAAAATCCTATATCACTTTGTCGATTCGTGAACGAGACTATGTCTTCGTAAGTCTGATAATAAGTGAGCTTGAGGAAATGTAGATGTACAGTAGATTTGTGATTGTCCTATTATTCTTACGTTTTTTGTATAACTGTAAATTTAAGTCATTTGATAAAGTACTGATTAGGTAGTAGCGGAGGACTTTGTTATCCAATGTGGACTAATGTGTTAACAAAGTTGACAAAGTAATGTGAACGTAGTTTACAATGACCTATTAGCAATTTATAGGGAGTTGTTATAGTAATTAATAAAAGTGAAtacgtaatggtcattctaTTTGCCACGTTGTTATACATTATTTTACTAAATTGTGAGACTTTTGTCTTTTGAGTAACCTTTTTAGTGAGCGTTAGAGGGACACAAGGCCCTACCTCCAATTTCTTTATCAAGGATACTGTAAGGGGATCCACCCCCAACTACCACTATCGTCAAGTGACCAAACAAGGACTAattagccctcattcacaaaagAATTCCACTAgggtggattgaaaattcatctAGCTTCTTAATTACCACCTTAATTTCCTAGCTGCAAGGAGTTTTATCCTGGGCTGAATTAAAAGGGAATGAGCCATGCACAATTTACCCTTTGCAACCCAAGCCGAGAAGCCTTCTCAGCAGCACCTGAGGTTCAAGATCATCTTTCCAGGCATCGAAATCTCTCGCGAGGAGACAAGTATCAGAACAACCATGCGTCTCCATCGTCGTTTCAACAGCCGTCACGACGCATTATCGAAACACAGCGGATGCTTGACCAGATGACTTGCAAGCTGTGTCTTTCGAAACGGAAAGAAGATTGGATGGGGCACTCGAGCGCCTCGAGAAGACCGAAGAAGCTCTCCTGCTAACGTGACGCTCCCTCTCCAGATGGATCGTAAAAAAAGTGCATCCTTAACAACGAAATACTAGGCGCACAATCTGTGATGCATAATTATCACCATCGTCTTAAGATAATGGGTTAGAGAATAAAGTACGTACTTCCTTCAACCTATACTCGAAATTCCAAGACTGAATTTTGCTGAAAAATTGTCCTCCTTCAAGCTTCAACTGCATCTTCACAAAGGAAAGGGACAACAAATTTACCAACTTTAAATGCCTGCAGTCCCACTATGCAACTTCAATACGATTCTCGTCCTCCCATTTATAAACAGTTTATTGTTTACATTCTGCTCTATGGTAAGACCGATAGAGGATGTTGACGCACGTGCAGCTGTATGAGATTCTTCATCAGGATGCAAAGGACGGTAGCCGTCCTGGCATAGGAGCGTTAAGTCAAAAAATCAACATTAAACCGAAGGGTCGTGCGTGGCGGGAGTTCTTAAAAAGCCCTTTGCAGGACCAATGAATTCTTTGACGCAGATGCCCAGGTCGATGGTCGAATAGCGTCACGAAGTGCATGGCTTCACCTTTTCATCCCTGACGGGAAAACGTGCCACGGTTCCGTGGATTTATCGAACTAAATCGCTCGAGGCTTCCAAGGTGCAAGGTAGAAGGAAGCCGATACCGTGAGGAATTTAATACAGCTGCTTTTCTATAACCGCGCGTTACAAGCTAATATTCTAATCCATTTTTAGGGATCCGAAAACCTGACATTTCGCCACACCACGGAACGTGTTAACGCTAGGTGATTCAGACCTGGAGGATGAAGCAGGAAAGTTGATTAATTAGATAGACCTCGGGTCTGACTAATGTCCTACATTGAGCCAAACGAAAACAGCTCGAGTGGTAGGCTTAAAATAAAACAGGGCGGCGAAATAAACCCTGAAATTCGAAGACGCGCCGAGAAGACGTCTCCTCGAAGCGACGACGTCGGGGAGAATTATCACCGTTGTGCATCAGGAAGTGTCTTCTTACATTCGGGACGGCACGCCGATTTTTCACGTTCCACGTTTCCACCTCGGACGATCGATTGTCGCCAGGGTGTTCCTTGGCGAGGGTGCTCGTGAGAGGAAAGAACGATATTAATATTCCGATAACGTGTCCAGACATATTAAGTGTCTTTGTTTCACTGGTCCCGCCACCAAGGGAAGATGAACGTCCGCGAGATAAGAACTTCCACGAAGATGCCTCCCTTCTGCTTTGTTATTCCTCCTGGCCAGCGGAGTCTCTACCAACGCAGTCAGTCCCGCATCTATTATTATAGAACGTGCCGAGTTTCACGATGCAGCACAAAGTGAAACCGGCCGCGCTTTCGTTCGGTGAATCGTAACGGGTCGCGACCTACTTAGCATACGTGACTTCGAGAGCTCTGCGCTTGGCCAGATAAGGCGATAGGGGCGTGAACTTTTCCAATAGTCAAATTGTTCTTTCCACTTTGTGGTTTGATGGGATTGGAATCTTGTTACACGTTTTCGAGAATTGTGCATTAAGTTAAACCATGAACTCAGGAAAAcacttgagatttggggattgtagTAAGAACTCCATATTAATATAAAGGAGATTGTAATTTTTCTAAGCTTATAAACTATATTTGCAACTGACCAAATTAGACCATTTAGCGAATAAGGGGAGATAGTAATGACTCTGTATTAGTGAAGTACTATATTAAGAGACAGTAACAAGGAGAACACAGTCTGACTCTTTTCAATTTTAGCCTCTTGTAGGTAGCAAAGTAGATCTATAGGTTCAGTTTAGGTGCAGATTGTGTAAGTCGAGGTCCTTGATATAGGTCCAGGCTTTATATTGCAAAAGTACATAAAAATGTGAAAAGTATCAAGTAATCGGTGAGATGACAGTGAACGTTACTGTATCCTTTAGTTTTAGGGAAACAATTAATAGAAGATTAAGAGAATCTGAAAAATGTAGCACAACTTGTCCTAAAAAGTTGACCTCTTGCAGCTAGCAACAGAAGCTTGCTAAAATCCTGCAATAGTTCATCAAAATGGGAGCAGGACTAGTTGGCTGGCAGCTTCCTGAAAAGAAAAGACGAGCTACTTCGCAATTTCTCAGAAAGCCCCCTAATTTTAACGAACATCAACCCATAGCAACGTAGACAAAGAGGAACCGAAGAAGGAAGGGACGAAATCATCAAGACGGGTCAGACGGGACGTAATCGCGATTTCCATCCACGAATCCTCTTCTTGTCGAGCGGCCCGCTCGACCATAGAGCGAGAGGACACCGTAAAACGGTTATCTGAGCGCGAGGGGAATGTTACACGCCGTTCCAAAGCTTGTACCGCGTGCCCTCTCATTTTTTGAGCGATTCGAGGGTCCGTCGTCTACCTGCAACATGGCCCACCGACCCTACAAGCTGCTCTGCCCCTCTTTCCCTCCGACGATCTTTATCCAGCCTCGATTCTCCTTTCTTCCTTTTCCTTTCATCGCAGACCCTTTTCCCGGGACCGTGATCACGATCGAGCTTCATGTAATAGATTTAACAGTTTCGTTCGGGTCGGGATCGGTTTAAGGGGTGAAAAAAATCTGTCTGGGACTCGCACGCAGTCTCCGATTGTGTGAACCGCGGTTCTTCGACGGGGTGGAGGGCACTCTTCACGGTTGTTACGTCGGCTTTCTTCTTATGTATCCGATGGGACTCTACTCGGGGAACTTTTCGTGGTTGGTCGACCGTCTATTATTTTATTACGCCATTACGCTGTCTGGATGCAGGCCGTTCGGATGATCGGCGGGCTAAGGGTGCACTTAATCAGTTTTCTGTTTTTATGCCCCATTAGCTATAAGAAATGTGACACTAGCGCGCGCATATTCGATCTTTAGAGGCAATAATCAGCCTCGTGTATTTAGCAGAAGGCAACAAGCATGTTTCGTGTTTACCAAATGATACGGTTGCTCCACCTTCGCTTCTTCCGTATCAGCCGCGTTGACGGCGAATGAAGGGATTACCTTTAAGTATCGGGCATCAAGGGGTCATTTGGGAATCGCGTCGTAATTCCCAAATTGTTGATTGGTAATCTTCAGCGGAGCTAATTAAGGCACCGGCCCCGGGATCCAGAGGTCCAAATTGTTTTCTATCCCCCCCTGTCCCGACTAGATAGCCTTGAGAGTCCTCCTTTAACGTCCAACAGAGATGAGTAAAAAAGAGACGCGACTAGGCACCGCGCGACCTAATGAGCCGGCTCGGCGGGCTCTTAACATAATTATCTTTATGATTTACAATAAACGTTGACTAGTTAGCGGGTGCTTTTTCGTCGCTGCAGTCGCGGGCAATTTATGGCCGGCCGATGAGTTTTACGAGTCGCTCGCGAACGCGCGAAATAACAAGGGATCGGATGAAATATTCACTAATTAATTGGCAATTTTTTACATCTGCCAGTAATAGAAGCGCTTAACTTTCCAGACGAATGTTCGCAAGACTAGACAACCGAAATTCGAAACTAACCTCTTGGAAGTCTATTGTTCCCATGAGACCCTAATTTCTTGAACCTATAGTCTCTTCACTTTTTCTTGAAAA contains the following coding sequences:
- the LOC143181749 gene encoding organic solute transporter alpha-like protein encodes the protein MQTEYKNMENSFRNLTCNQLYVPSAIEHIESLGAFSIGLLTSGAILSTLTLYFAVDACHNIFYQKESKLYKTSSIMILLVYPVASVCSLTAIGIPRTQLLSEAVTQIFLTISLYRLYLLLVYLGRKKVTKSPQLMLRVGPCCCWPCLPFPDLEMTDANLSWLRLVVLQLPIIQGLTYCIFLFMSIEEPTLATQYGFCLQPTSVASILLGIYGLTITVKSLQEVAPEAKLDRKAAVSQLVLLFSKLQAFIVKSLPQTGLFPCNPPITPQIYANVTYNALMLIEMLLLCYAARYVYYVDLETEESTSVEATDRLKDKAAEQISTNNNEAARQPTA